From one Anopheles cruzii chromosome 3, idAnoCruzAS_RS32_06, whole genome shotgun sequence genomic stretch:
- the LOC128274711 gene encoding uncharacterized protein LOC128274711 has product MEKEATLDKRAEEIEKEYLSSLADLNVNSKPLINMLTILAEENLEYAHIIVNAVEKHLAQVGPDVKLPILYLVDSIVKNVGKQYQSLFSQVIVNMFCGVFQTAHDRVREKMFNLRLTWNDLFPQSKLYALDIKINSMDSGWPITASLKPKTQPSIHLNPKFLNAGPEPTATATIHAQLEEKRRELLELQTRKLELELLATRKRIAEQEKQLSIQTASVAKTLPPIVRKPLDGAAPPGLAMTPAMGGPVQGGLMSAAGPPGAAAAPGSLKSRIAPVSQGMISMISSRDPRLMKQQVANSSQPPSSFHAPPQHGGPLGSMGMLPHGGTTAVLGGGLHGGELTGSHHGQSPLGKVSSVSIKDRLGAKVKRLEGNGVVSAKHAYGAASDGGRSTKKVSPSSGGSAVSRKSRHDHHEGSGGKSRRERHPKDRSTSSTGSSSKGSSGSPGKSSATGRTVSGGDKRKQHGKEVDGSSSQSQKSPGRSPGKKKSSPDDKSALSPGSGGSAEKLRPERRALPTIGKLRKPSTGGSGSSRVDTEAIVEAPPPSQDVDLRCPIPEKRKKMAGGEATVNSVHSMAAEDVEEVPVGGLKASQIDLQSISSAQAEEDALAELISKDIDLRKLPLQLMPPAAGGGSRSGSTEPPRAADEVRSLNDSPRRRTGDGVGADELQGDEFAVGKKRTSGTKSDEPTAKKSKAEMIDALFGNEDVDLRQLPMESVLLEAGVPQPMDNAADVPRSPLSEKNSRGSRFSDIVGKGQQDKDKLGRPLLYNKLPDDPIERRRSLNKAGDVDLRQHQGHLPHLRSADDVDDPDDDSSMDSMNANIKTIVAQAQEQMEKGEINLEQYNILMKQVIQLNETQKIRQAQRIEQRQDPTAATTTTTVIRIDDNGSRSSGEDDVIITSATVPAASGQNDFRGKIHPLEAAAPLPGKPPFLGAAGTSVPPPDLRPVQRDPRRMRESKWNRVEPAAAAGPAWANRAVASPWEQAPFPMGVPDHGGRFAPGTTLSTLAPPPVVVNGGGQPPQLMAMSTLAKLQDSVRTINIDGIQREIRFYEETAVIFMNWDEPKEIGFQKGARMVCVDDRETFELGFNEPYKSVSIEGKVYQMRLGAPTRELYIDDSWYECYFGEPPTTIMLGEKPRVFKIAGPPPQVKIGGSRNDLVAGKINMIVDAELIVPVFLDCKPQLVEIGGHQHWLQFADFLLTVLIDEQPFSVEFGGLPQVYRLRERNYYIRFTALPKLVVPGRVYIRDMARTPHHRDLRTPPKDASLMPVLGPALGGPLLSHPPPSGGGVFMGGHGAGNNLHGGMHGMPGGPHANHNPLTGLDYITNLMPTVAMQTAAGGGARKNLPGYRIEADDKVPTAAASGGDPGGAGGIPALGNINVEELYKKIVAAGIITKGQSGSGAANAAGGPQDGGSKDTPKDGDPGGGGGAGGKSKERDSKSSKDLPPIDPVLLDKPDTLRRRQAAVVHQLFCGMQCSSCGVRFPPEQTMKYSQHLDWHFRQNRRDRDSARKAHSRKWYYDVSDWIQYEEIEDLEEREKNWFETQGGQSDHHGIDGATKRSGTGEGGEGGEDGSGGAAHSDAPVPSCPAGEDEGDRQCHMCHDVFEQFYNEESEDWHLKSAVRIDGYTYHPLCYEDYRASLTMSETTLGNVSHLDGDAAAAADESQKTDGEMNSDEEDGGDQDEPGKGGPRRTTRKRKAKADGDDDDDDDDDDVIVLPTEEPVVEEILDDDAEDGAANEGAPPAPVDTTVASGVGVASPVVQRPEFQERQVDEDVFIQEPNIEVTDLDDIEDQPEGDHHGATASGAGGDGTGAEDTASSVLQVRIKQEPKDEDEGDEEDALFEDVGTIESSLIEVADDRRSPSSSNAVVGSNPSTEQDAAAEDGVLQAEGVPSPSDNAVPQAAQMQSKASMDGNVDPQDAPQAPVLVPNKIRINITTAKAISSNSAPHETGAENGAETNGTEDAAAAAAASSPSRTGEAGGEMFEELSNDAVVGWEEMDEPNGATAAGGGGGGSSAAEVQSNNKDVPPSASATTGVAFEETTDVAYERKPALQGIELSRLPRVTSGCEASGLCSIM; this is encoded by the exons ATGGAGAAGGAAGCAACACTCGATAAGCGGGCGGAGGAGATCGAGAAGGAGTATCTGTCCAGTTTGGCCGATCTCAATGTCAACAGCAAGCCGCTGATTAACATGCTCACCATACTGGCCGAGGAAAACCTAGAGTATGCCCACATCATCGTGAACGCGGTGGAAAAACACCTCGCCCAG GTCGGACCCGACGTGAAATTGCCGATACTTTACCTGGTCGATTCGATCGTTAAAAACGTGGGCAAACAGTACCAATCGCTGTTCAGTCAGGTGATAGTGAACATGTTTTGCGGCGTGTTTCAAACG gcccaCGACCGGGTGCGCGAGAAGATGTTCAACTTGCGGCTGACGTGGAACGATCTGTTCCCGCAGTCCAAGCTGTACGCACTGGACATCAAGATCAACTCGATGGACTCGGGGTGGCCAATAACGGCATCGTTGAAGCCGAAAACACAGCCGTCAATTCATTTGAATCCAAAGTTTCTGAAC GCGGGTCCTGagcccacggccacggcaacgATCCACGCCCAGCTGGAGGAGAAGCGGCGGGAACTGCTGGAGCTGCAGACGCGGAAGCTGGAACTGGAGCTGTTGGCCACGAGGAAGCGCATCGCGGAACAGGAGAAGCAGCTGAGCATTCAGACGGCCAGTGTGGCCAAAACG TTACCTCCGATCGTGCGGAAACCACTGGACGGTGCAGCGCCACCGGGTCTAGCGATGACTCCGGCGATGGGCGGTCCAGTTCAGGGAGGGCTTATGTCGGCGGCCGGCCCACcaggagcggcggcggcgccgggtTCCCTGAAGAGCCGCATTGCCCCTGTATCGCAGGGCATGATCAGCATGATCAGTTCTCGCGATCCACGGCTCATGAAGCAGCAGGTGGCCAACAGCAGCCAACCTCCGTCTTCGTTTCATGCGCCGCCACAACATGGAGGACCCCTGGGGTCGATGGGCATGTTACCGCACGGCGGCACCACGGCGGTGCTGGGTGGCGGGTTACACGGTGGCGAACTCACGGGGTCCCATCACGGGCAAAGTCCGCTCGGTAAAGTGTCGTCGGTGTCGATTAAGGATCGCTTGggcgcgaaagtgaaacggcTCGAAGGCAATGGTGTGGTCAGTGCGAAACATGCGTACGGTGCCGCATCGGACGGTGGACGAAGCACGAAGAAGGTGTCTCCCTCCTCCGGTGGTTCCGCGGTGTCCCGCAAATCCCGACACGATCATCACGAAGGCAGTGGCGGTAAATCGCGCCGGGAGCGCCACCCCAAAGATCGATCGACATCCTCGACgggtagcagcagcaagggAAGTTCCGGCTCACCGGGCAaatcatcggccaccgggcggaccgtTTCGGGAGGGGACAAGCGAAAGCAACACGGCAAGGAAGTGGACGGCAGTTCGTCGCAGAGTCAAAAGTCACCCGGTCGTTCACCGGGCAAGAAAAAGTCATCCCCGGACGACAAGTCAGCATTGTCACCCGGTTCTGGTGGTTCGGCCGAAAAGTTACGCCCGGAACGTAGGGCTCTTCCGACGATTGGAAAACTGCGCAAACcgtccaccggcggcagcggcagcagtcGGGTCGACACGGAGGCGATCGTCGaggcaccgccaccgtcacaGGATGTTGATTTGCGGTGCCCCATTCCGGAGAAGCGCAAAAAGATGGCCGGCGGAGAAGCGACCGTGAACTCCGTCCACTCGATGGCTGCGGAAGATGTGGAAGAGGTGCCCGTCGGGGGGCTAAAGGCATCACAGATCGATCTACAAA GCATCAGTAGCGCCCAGGCCGAGGAAGACGCGCTGGCGGAACTAATCAGTAAAGATATCGATTTGAGAAAACTTCCGCTCCAGCTgatgccaccggcagcgggcgGCGGGTCACGCTCAGGATCAACGGAACCGCCGCGAGCCGCCGACGAGGTGCGTTCGCTGAACGACTCCCCGAGACGGCGCACTGGTGACGGCGTTGGTGCCGATGAGCTGCAGGGGGACGAGTTCGCCGTGGGCAAGAAGCGAACCAGCGGCACCAAGTCCGACGAGCCGACGGCGAAGAAGAGCAAAGCGGAAATGATCGATGC ACTGTTTGGTAATGAAGATGTCGATTTGCGGCAACTTCCGATGGAAAGCGTCCTGCTGGAGGCTGGTGTGCCACAACCA ATGGACAACGCTGCCGATGTTCCGAGGTCTCCGCTGTCGGAGAAAAATAGTCGCGGATCGCGCTTCTCGGACATCGTGGGCAAAGGTCAGCAGGATAAGGACAAGCTTGGCCGACCATTGCTGTACAACAAACTGCCAG ATGACCCCATTGAGCGGCGTCGTTCGCTCAACAAAGCCGGCGATGTGGATCTCCGTCAGCACCAGGGGCaccttc CCCATCTGCGGTCTGCGGACGATGTGGACGATCCGGACGACGACAGCTCGATGGACAGTATGAACGCCAACATCAAGACGATCGTCGCCCAGGCCCAGGAGCAGATGGAGAAGGGCGAAATCAATCTCGAGCAGTACAACATCCTGATGAAGCAGGTGATTCAGCTGAACGAGACGCAAAAAATACGCCAAGCGCAGCGCATCGAGCAGCGCCAGgacccgacggcggcgacgacgacgacgacggtcatCCGCATCGACGACAATGGGTCACGGTCGAGCGGCGAGGATGACGTCATCATCACGTCGGCCACGGTACCGGCGGCTTCTGGGCAAAATGATTTCCGCGGCAAAATACATCCGCTCGAGGCGGCGGCGCCACTCCCAGGTAAACCGCCTTTCCTGGGCGCCGCCGGAACATCCGTTCCACCACCGGACCTTCGGCCGGTGCAGCGAG ATCCCCGTCGGATGCGAGAATCGAAGTGGAACCGcgtggaaccggcggcggcggcgggcccaGCTTGGGCGAATCGTGCCGTGGCGAGCCCCTGGGAACAGGCTCCGTTCCCGATGGGAGTTCCCGATCATGGGGGAAGGTTTGCGCCCGGTACGACGCTGTCTACGTTGGCTCCccctccggtggtggtcaacggtggtggtcagcCACCGCAGCTGATGGCGATGTCGACACTGGCCAAACTGCAGGACAGTGTGAGGACGATCAACATCGACGGTATCCAGCGGGAGATTCGGTTCTACGAGGAGACGGCCGTGATCTTCATGAACTGGGACGAACCGAAGGAGATCGGGTTCCAGAAGGGCGCCCGCATGGTGTGCGTGGACGATCGCGAAACGTTCGAGCTCGGGTTCAACGAGCCGTACAAATCGGTCAGCATCGAGGGTAAGGTGTACCAGATGCGGCTCGGGGCGCCGACGCGCGAACTGTACATCGACGATTCGTGGTACGAGTGTTACTTTGGCgaaccgccgacgacgatcatgCTGGGCGAGAAGCCGCGCGTCTTCAAGATTGCCGGCCCACCGCCGCAGGTTAAGATCGGCGGCAGCCGGAACGATCTGGTGGCGGGTAAGATCAACATGATCGTCGACGCCGAGCTGATCGTGCCGGTGTTCCTGGACTGCAAGCCGCAGCTGGTCgaaatcggtggccaccagcactGGCTGCAGTTTGCCGACTTCCTGCTGACGGTGCTGATCGACGAGCAGCCGTTTTCGGTCGAGTTCGGTGGGTTGCCGCAGGTGTACCGGTTGCGGGAACGGAACTACTACATCCGCTTCACGGCCCTACCGAAGCTGGTGGTGCCGGGTCGCGTCTACATCCGCGATATGGCCCGCACGCCCCACCACCGTGATCTGCGCACTCCGCCGAAGGATGCCAGTCTGATGCCAGTGTTGGGACCGGCGCTGGGTGGGCCCCTCCTTTCGCACCCACCGCCATCGGGTGGTGGCGTGTTCATGGGCGGCCACGGTGCGGGCAACAATCTGCACGGAGGAATGCACGGAATGCCGGGGGGTCCACATGCCAACCACAACCCGCTGACCGGGCTGGACTACATCACTAACCTGATGCCAACGGTGGCCATGCAaacggcggcgggtggcggggcCAGGAAAAATCTGCCCGGCTACCGGATAGAAGCGGACGATAAGGTCCCAACAGCCGCGGCTTCAGGCGGTGATCCAGGTGGCGCCGGCGGCATTCCGGCCCTAGGGAACATCAACGTGGAGGAACTGTACAAAAAGATTGTGGCCGCCGGTATCATCACCAAGGGTCAGTCGGGGAGCGGGGCGGCCAACGCAGCAGGAGGACCGCAGGATGGTGGCTCGAAAGACACGCCAAAGGACGGCgatcctggtggtggtggtggcgccggtggtaAATCGAAAGAAAGGGACAGCAAATCATCGAAGGATCTgccgccgatcgatccggtGTTGCTCGACAAGCCGGATacgctccggcggcggcaggctgCCGTGGTGCATCAGCTGTTCTGCGGCATGCAGTGCAGCAGTTGCGGGGTGCGCTTCCCGCCGGAGCAGACGATGAAGTACAGCCAGCACCTGGACTGGCACTTCCGGCAGAACCGGCGCGACCGGGACTCGGCCCGCAAGGCGCACTCGCGCAAGTGGTACTACGACGTGTCGGACTGGATCCAGTACGAGGAGATCGAGGATCTGGAGGAGCGCGAGAAGAACTGGTTCGAAACGCAGGGTGGTCAGTCGGACCACCACGGGATCGACGGGGCGACGAAGCGCAGTGGCACCGGAGAAGGTGGTGAAGGAGGGGAGGACGGAAGCGGCGGAGCGGCGCACAGCGATGCGCCGGTGCCGAGCTGTCCGGCCGGCGAGGACGAGGGTGACCGGCAGTGTCACATGTGCCACGATGTGTTCGAACAGTTCTACAACGAGGAGTCGGAGGACTGGCACCTGAAGAGCGCCGTCCGCATCGACGGTTACACGTACCACCCGCTGTGCTACGAGGACTACCGGGCGTCGCTGACGATGAGCGAGACGACGCTCGGCAACGTGTCCCACCTGGACggcgacgccgccgccgccgcagacgAGAGCCAGAAGACTGACGGGGAGATGAACAGTGACGAGGAGGACGGTGGCGATCAGGACGAGCCAGGTAAGGGTGGCCCGCGTCGCACCACCCGCAAACGGAAGGCCAAAG CcgatggtgatgacgatgacgatgatgacgacgacgatgtaaTCGTGCTCCCCACGGAGGAACCGGTCGTAGAGGAAATACTGGATGACGACGCGGAAGATGGAGCAGCAAATGAAGGAGCACCCCCGGCTCCGGTGGACACGACGGTGGCGAGCGGTGTCGGTGTGGCCTCTCCCGTCGTGCAGCGACCCGAGTTCCAGGAACGGCAAGTCGATGAGGATGTCTTCATTCAGGAGCCCAACATTGAGGTAACCGATCTGGACGACATCGAGGACCAGCCGGAGGGCGATCATCATGGTGCGACTGCCAGCGGGGCCGGCGGAGACGGGACCGGTGCCGAGGATACGGCCTCGTCGGTGCTGCAGGTGCGGATCAAGCAGGAACCGAAGGATGAGGACGAGGGCGACGAAGAGGATGCCCTGTTCGAGGACGTCGGTACGATCGAGTCGAGCTTGATCGAGGTAGCCGACGATCGGCGgtctccatcatcatccaatGCCGTCGTCGGCAGCAACCCGTCGACGGAACAGG ATGCGGCGGCTGAGGATGGCGTGCTGCAGGCCGAGGGTGTTCCGTCACCGTCGGACAACGCAGTTCCGCAGGCGGCGCAGATGCAGAGCAAAGCGTCGATGGATGGCAACGTGGATCCGCAGGATGCCCCTCAGgccccggtgctggtgccaaACAAGATCCGGATCAACATCACAACCGCAAaggccatcagcagcaacagtgcgCCGCACGAGACGGGTGCTGAAAATGGGGCCGAAACGAATGGCACCGAggacgccgcggccgcggccgccgcttcGAGCCCATCACGGACCGGTGAGGCAGGGGGGGAGATGTTTGAGGAGCTGAGTAACGACGCTGTCGTCGGTTGGGAGGAAATGGACGAACCGAAcggtgctactgctgctggtggtggtggcggcggctccaGTGCGGCGGAAGTGCAGTCCAACAATAAAGACGTGCCGCCGTCCGCGTCGGCGACCACGGGCGTTGCGTTCGAAGAAACGACTGACGTTGCGTATGAGCGGAAGCCAGCACTGCAGGGCATCGAATTGAGCCGGTTGCCGCGCGTCACCAGCGGCTGCGAAGCGTCCGGACTCTGTTCGATCATGTAA
- the LOC128274714 gene encoding endoribonuclease ZC3H12A: MPNRLPMSKIRCGLTGHGGESAALFPRPPPPSSSTVRVRRKNLAALPSIGEKLSAIFGVQLQEVADDEQQQQQSQSPFATFLLVDESSGCQVAAVAAGGSVATGSSSSSNSNGDLITHVQQFIDSLCTNEAEDSSYDSDCEAEDLSHEQVSRTTSDTLGQEFAEYVSLGSHHHYQPQQQQHGGHGDILEAEHSPGYQQRVEFALKLGYTERLVQAALQRLGPNPAQNELLAELIKLGSQPGAKGGNEFTIDIGHHHGAGDAVGRGAAVDRPAVDHPVVGSIDGAGGGGEESLRSIVIDGSNVAMSHGNKEVFSCRGIRLCVDWFKNRGHKEITVFVPKWRKESSRPDNPVKDGEILSELEKERMLVFTPSRLVGGKRMVCYDDRYILKLAAENDGIVVSNDNYRDLVQESSEFKKVVEERVLMYSFVNDRFMPPDDPLGRSGPTLDNFLRMQPRKGDPPPPCPYGKKCTYGNKCKFYHPERGSLPHKSVTERLSEYAARHLQARSSGLDGGSGGRSAVQGKSLSVPLSNSSSETSPINEKRKALCRTRSNVPPVDSSNTYGPGLPPDHLPPHAVHHPGAQQQLPFLAPPPLPVASNRPWDLSPPQHHPPPQDVQQIFPKSHSIENISKEPTYGGLHPAMLHSTAGCYGAAAAAQMWSRQQQQQPQQQPPGDGLDPSAGLVDSVNLHRKLQRQLTLNPAGCDPRIYQMQRLQQQQQSQQAQHHSAAAAVQLSPHRPLAPSLSGGTRPSPPSQWEPHQHVTRIASAPDTVRPWHNGPQPPASSSEPHINLGSHTRQQQQQQQQQQQQQQQQQQQQQQQQQQQQQQDQRRRLHYHLASIFPEEQVQTVMQMYPDETNPQNICGAILAMFPKM, from the exons ATGCCGAACCGATTGCCGATGTCGAAAATCCGATGTGG GCTGACCGGGCACGGTGGCGAATCCGCGGCACTAttcccacggccaccaccaccctcgtcgtcgacggtgcGCGTACGACGGAAGAATCTCGCGGCCCTGCCGAGCATCGGTGAAAAGTTGAGCGCCATATTCGGTGTCCAGCTACAAGAAGTGGCCGATGatgaacagcagcagcagcaatcgcagTCACCGTTTGCTACGTTTCTGCTGGTGGACGAAAGTTCTGGTTGTCAGGTGGCTGCGGTCGCTGCGGGCGGTAGCGTGGCAAcgggtagcagcagcagcagcaacagcaacggtgACCTAATCACTCACGTACAG CAATTCATCGACTCGCTGTGCACGAACGAGGCAGAAGACTCGAGCTATGACAGTGACTGCGAGGCCGAGGACCTGTCCCACGAGCAGGTGTCCCGCACGACCAGCGACACGCTGGGCCAGGAGTTTGCCGAATACGTGAGCCTCGGCAGCCATCATCACtatcagccgcagcagcagcagcatggtgGTCACGGGGACATCTTGGAGGCCGAACACTCGCCCGGGTACCAGCAGCGGGTCGAGTTCGCCCTGAAGCTCGGCTACACCGAGCGGTTGGTGCAGGCCGCCCTCCAGCGGCTCGGCCCGAACCCGGCCCAGAACGAACTGTTGGCCGAACTGATCAAGCTCGGTTCGCAGCCCGGAGCGAAGGGTGGTAACGAGTTCACCATCGacatcggccaccaccacggggccGGCGATGCTGTCGGTCGCGGTGCGGCGGTAGACCGCCCTGCCGTGGACCACCCGGTGGTGGGCTCGATcgatggcgctggcggtggtggtgaggaaTCGTTACGCTCGATCGTGATCGACGGGAGTAACGTGGCGATGAGCCACGGCAACAAGGAAGTGTTTTCCTGCCGCGGCATCCGGCTGTGCGTGGACTGGTTCAAGAACCGGGGCCACAAAGAGATCACGGTGTTTGTGCCCAAGTGGCGCAAGGAGAGCTCCCGCCCGGACAACCCGGTCAAGGATGGCGAGATACTGAGCGAGCTGGAAAAGGAGCGGATGCTTGTCTTCACGCCCTCCCGGCTCGTTGGTGGCAAGCGGATGGTCTGCTACGACGATCGCTACATCCTGAAG CTGGCGGCCGAGAATGACGGAATCGTCGTTTCGAACGACAACTACCGGGATCTGGTGCAGGAGAGTTCCGAGTTCAAGAAGGTCGTCGAAGAGCGCGTCCTCATGTACTCGTTCGTGAACGATCGCTTCATGCCACCGGACGATccactcggtcggtccgggcCAACGTTGGACAACTTTCTGCGGATGCAGCCACGCAAGGGcgatccgccgccaccgtgtcCGTACGGCAAGAAGTGCACCTATGGCAATAAGTGCAAGTTCTACCACCCGGAGCGGGGCAGTTTGCCGCACAAATCGGTCACCGAGCGCCTGTCGGAGTACGCGGCCCGCCACCTGCAGGCGCGCTCGAGTGGGCTCgatggcggcagcggtggccgcaGTGCGGTCCAAGGCAAATCACTGAGCGTTCcgctcagcaacagcagcagcgagacgAGTCCGATCAACGAGAAGCGGAAAGCACTGT GTCGCACCAGATCGAACGTACCGCCGGTCGACAGTAGCAACACGTACGGGCCAGGGCTGCCGCCGGATCACCTGCCACCCCATGCGGTGCATCATCCGGGCGCTCAGCAACAGTTGCCTTTCCTCGCACCGCCGCCCCTGCCAGTGGCCAGTAACCGGCCGTGGGATCTTTCgccaccgcagcaccacccgccaccccaGGACGTGCAGCAGATATTCCCCAAATCTCATAGCATAGAAAATATTTCTAAGGAACCGACGTACGGTGGCCTGCATCCGGCGATGCTACATTCCACCGCCGGGTGCTATggcgcggcggcagcggcgcaaATGTGGtcccgtcagcagcagcaacaaccgcagcagcaaccgccagGAGATGGGCTCGATCCAAGCGCCGGTCTGGTCGATAGCGTCAATCTGCACCGCAAACTGCAGCGTCAACTGACGCTCAATCCGGCCGGATGCGATCCGCGGATCTATCAGATGCAaaggctgcagcagcagcagcagtcgcaacAGGCCCAGcaccattccgccgccgccgccgttcaaCTGTCACCGCACAGGCCACTGGCTCCGTCGCTGAGTGGTGGCACGCGGCCATCGCCTCCGTCGCAGTGGGAACCGCACCAG CACGTGACACGCATCGCGTCGGCCCCGGACACGGTCCGCCCGTGGCACAATGGGCCCCAACCGCCAGCGTCGTCCTCCGAACCGCATATCAATCTCGGCAGTCacacacggcagcagcagcagcagcagcagcagcagcagcagcagcagcagcagcagcagcagcagcagcagcagcagcagcagcagcagcagcagcaagaccAGCGGCGCCGTTTGCACTACCACCTGGCCAGTATCTTCCCCGAGGAGCAGGTGCAAACCGTCATGCAGATGTACCCGGACGAAACGAACCCGCAGAACATCTGTGGCGCCATCTTGGCCATGTTCCCCAAGATGTAG
- the LOC128274701 gene encoding zinc finger HIT domain-containing protein 2 — METQNCKICETKRSKYVCPRCNIPYCSVACYKSQRHLECSEGFYRENVVQELALRKAEGAVDQSTQSMMAILHRVAQADGGAAMGNDETSDPEEGNDGESDGLLDSDDEEEAPDLAVRLAGINLDDATNVWEHLTSAEKEEFERMMENGEIMSIVPEPDVWWTKAYKVDLVQPSAAPERSQQEQQLLSACPPVWGKIANFNALLPTEPSPVVRFNVANVLAGYCFVYTYFYADLHTHPLETINCLWGVCLNLKSNTNFDTEPMAIESVVSECRSERLPVHPKTAPALKAHIRTLFEGPRGCGRKYKKLFLLAALSDVRSLLCEARQQLKQSESPNDTAECVEGRSANDGIKHSVSLTALRGCEKKIDFYLAYAKSDYV, encoded by the exons ATGGAAACACAAAATTGCAAAAT CTGCGAAACTAAACGATCCAAGTACGTGTGCCCCCGATGCAACATTCCGTACTGTTCCGTGGCCTGCTACAAATCGCAACGGCACTTGGAATGTTCCGAAGGGTTTTATCGCGAGAACGTTGTGCAAGAACTGGCACTCCGAAAAGCGGAAGGCGCTGTCGATCAATCGACCCAAAGTATGATGGCGATACTGCACCGCGTGGCACAGGCAGACGGTGGCGCGGCGATGGGCAATGATGAGACGTCGGACCCCGAAGAAGGCAACGATGGTGAATCCGATGGGTTGCTGGattccgacgacgaagaggaagcACCGGATCTGGCCGTGCGGCTAGCCGGAATCAATCTGGACGATGCGACCAATGTTTGGGAGCACCTGACGAGCGCGGAAAAGGAAGAGTTTGAGCGAATGATGGAAAACGGAGAAATCATGTCGATCGTACCCGAACCCGACGTGTGGTGGACGAAAGCCTACAAGGTGGACCTCGTTCAACCGTCCGCAGCTCCGGAGCGGTCgcagcaggaacagcagcTTCTGTCGGCCTGCCCGCCGGTGTGGGGCAAAATTGCCAATTTCAACGCGCTGCTCCCAACGGAACCGTCTCCGGTGGTGCGTTTCAATGTGGCCAATGTGCTGGCCGGTTACTGTTTCGTGTACACCTATTTTTACGCCGATCTACACACCCATCCGCTGGAGACGATCAACTGTCTTTGGGGTGTGTGTCTGAACTTGAAAAGCAACACAAACTTTGACACGGAACCGATGGCGATCGAATCCGTCGTTAGTGAGTGTCGCAGCGAACGGTTGCCGGTTCACCCAAAGACGGCCCCGGCACTAAAAGCGCACATTCGAACGCTCTTCGAGGGGCCGCGCGGTTGTGGGAGAAAGTACAAAAAGCTCTTCCTTCTTGCCGCACTGTCCGACGTTAGGAGCCTACTGTGTGAGGCCCGGCAACAGTTGAAACAATCAGAAAGCCCCAACGATACGGCTGAATGTGTGGAAGGACGGTCCGCGAACGATGGCATAAAACACAGCGTCAGCTTGACCGCGCTTCGAGGATGCGAAAAAAAGATTGACTTCTACCTGGCGTACGCCAAATCGGATTATGTGTGA